The stretch of DNA CGAACTGCGCCGACCCGGCGAACACGAGCACCGACATCGCGACGGCGGCGAGCACGCTGAAGCCCGTCTCGCGGGCGACGACGCCGAACGACATCGACAGCAGGAAGGAGGCCACCGCGAACGGCAGCCCGAGCCTCAGCCCCTCCCGGAAGGAGGCGCGGTCGTCGGCGCCCACCTCAGCCGGCGCAGACGGTCTGGGCGTAGAGGCCCGACTGCTCGGTCGACGACGTCTGCCTCCCGTCGACGGCGACGCGGCAGCGGACCGTGGCGTTGCCGGTGGTCTGGACGCTCGCCAGCACGTACGGCCCGGCACCCTCGTAGACGCGTGTCACCTTCACGTCCTCGCCGCCCGAGCGGAACGTGCGCTCGCGCTTGGAGGCGTCGACGACGGTGGCGTTGAACGGGCCGGTGCCGGAGAACGTGACGGTGACCGCGACCTGTCGCTCGGTCGTGCTGCCACGGGCCCCGGCCGACGCGTCCGGTCCGGCGGCGACCTGCGCGGCCGGTGCCTGCGCGAGGAGGGACCGTACGTCGAGGACGGCCCACACGAGCACGACCGTGACCACGACGATGGTGACCAGTCCGACCACCTTGACGGGCCCCAGCTGCCGCAGGCTCGACGACAGGCTGCTCGGGCGCGTGCTCACCGGACCAGGGTAGGCGACGCGGAACCGGCCCCGTGACCGATCCGCCTCACGTCAGGCCTCGGTGCGGCCCGGGGCCGCGGCGGCCCAGCTCGTCGTCGTGGTTGTAGACCGAGCAGCTGCGCAGCGACAGGCAGCCGCAGCCGATGCAGCCGTCGAGGTCGTCGCGCAGCGCCTGCAGGCGGGCGATGCGGGCGTCGAGGTCGGCGCGCCAGCGGGAGGTGAGCCGTGACCAGTCCCGCTTGGTCGGCACGCGGTCGTCGGGGAGCGATGCGAGCGCCTCGCCGATCTCGGCGAGGGGGATGCCGAGGCGCTGGGAGAACTGGACGAACGCGAGACGTCGTAGCACGTCGCGTCCGTAGCGTCGCTGGTTGCCCGCCGTCCGTGTGGCGGTGATGAGGCCACGCGACTCATAGAAGTGCAACGCCGTGACCGCCACGCCCGACCGGGCGGCCACCTCCTGCGGTGTGAGTCGGTCCGTCGCGTCCACTGGCATCTCCCTCGGCTTGACCTCGACCTTAGTCGAGGTTGTTCGCTCCTTCCATGACCGCTGCGCCCGACGTCGACCCGTCCGCCCCCGCACCCAACCCCGACGAGCCGACGTCCATCTGGCGGGGCCGGCTCGGCCGGACGTCGCTCGGGCTCTTCTCGTTGGCGTTCCTGGTGGCCTTCGAGTCGCTCGCGGTCATCAGCGTCATGCCCGAGGTGGCGAGGTCGCTCGACGGCTTCGCCAGCTACGCGCTGGCGTTCGCCCTGCCGGTCGCGGTGAGCATCGTGTCGCGCACCGTCGCCGCACCGTGGATCGACCGCGTCGGACCACGCCCGGCGCTCGCCTGGGGCGTGGGCGTCTTCGCCGT from Aeromicrobium erythreum encodes:
- the soxR gene encoding redox-sensitive transcriptional activator SoxR translates to MDATDRLTPQEVAARSGVAVTALHFYESRGLITATRTAGNQRRYGRDVLRRLAFVQFSQRLGIPLAEIGEALASLPDDRVPTKRDWSRLTSRWRADLDARIARLQALRDDLDGCIGCGCLSLRSCSVYNHDDELGRRGPGPHRGLT